The Drosophila nasuta strain 15112-1781.00 chromosome 2R, ASM2355853v1, whole genome shotgun sequence genome segment CCTTGCTTTTGACTTTCTTCACGCGCTTCAGACCATCCATTTTGCTCTTCATAAACTGCGAGTACATTGCCATAATTGTGGGCACATCCTCCTGACTTACGATAGTCGAAATCTGAAAAGATTTAATCAGTTTTCCTgtcatatatgtattttactAGTATAAATTTACCTTTTTTGACTTGGACTGTGCTCGCATCAGACACATGTAGGTTGATGGCTTAGGCAGCGGTTTCTTGCCGGGACGTGGCACCGGACGATCATGTCCATCGTCTAAGTAGTGAATGAAAACGCATTTTTTGGAATTACTAAAAGTCGCATGTCGCATTCTCAATACAATTTTACTTACAGCGCTTGAATGTGATGGTAAAGGACGAATCCTTCTTTGCATCGTTCGCAATCTTCTCTAAGCGCAGTATAAactgaaatgaattttttattattaaatgtaattagttttttctttatttatttacatttgaattGTCCAGCAAAACCATTTCGTGGCAGCAGATATCAGTCGAGGTAAAAAAGTGACTAGTGGTGGGGCAACACCGATAACATATCGATGTTGAAATTGTTCCTTAAAACAGCGGTCaaaattgatttcttttcTGCAGGCAACTATGTTGCAAATTCATTTATCattgaatttcttttcttttagatGAAACTCATACTTTAAAAGcctaaatttatatttttcgtccACGTgcttataccaaaaataatatttgtgcaaTTAATGGTCTCTCTGTGTGATTTGGTATTGTTAAACATTGAacgttatttaataatattatgaatataacaTATGCTATAAAAACATCAGCCTCTTAAAATGACacaatatgtatattttctaGAACTTGTCTCTTAACAGCGACACAAATGTTAACTAACATAATAGGTGCGTGACGTCACAAAAACTCACAAATGCTGCCAACATTTGCATATGCTATCAAGTTGGCAGGGCTGGCATTCGGTCTTGCTtcgccacaaaaaaaattttacactaaaattttgtaaaatcaACGAAAACTTACAAGTGCAAGCAAATTGTGAGGCTATTGTACACACAAACCCATAGCGAAACGTTGCCTGCATTAAGTTAACAACAACGGTACACAACTATTATTGCAAAGCGCAGCGTGTTCCCTGGTTTATTGTTGGTGTGGTGTAAGCAAGCGGAGGAGAAACGATCGAACTACAAAATTTCTACTACGACGACCGCCAAAGGAAGCAGAG includes the following:
- the LOC132785362 gene encoding signal recognition particle 14 kDa protein codes for the protein MVLLDNSNFILRLEKIANDAKKDSSFTITFKRYDGHDRPVPRPGKKPLPKPSTYMCLMRAQSKSKKISTIVSQEDVPTIMAMYSQFMKSKMDGLKRVKKVKSKAKATKA